The following are encoded together in the Corticium candelabrum chromosome 1, ooCorCand1.1, whole genome shotgun sequence genome:
- the LOC134178696 gene encoding U7 snRNA-associated Sm-like protein LSm10, with the protein MQDVEERQQSRRTLVCLLQALEGRNTTIELRNETSIDGRVVHVDGMMNVALASATFNTPDGTKLELQDAFIQGRQIRYVHIPEDIDIMQAIRKQISELTTRKPSEARRRTRGRGRSRAIRRH; encoded by the coding sequence ATGCAGGATGTAGAAGAAAGACAGCAGTCCAGACGGACTCTAGTCTGCCTTCTACAAGCCTTAGAAGGCCGTAATACAACGATTGAGCTGCGGAACGAGACCTCTATCGATGGGCGTGTCGTTCACGTTGACGGCATGATGAACGTTGCTCTAGCATCTGCAACCTTCAACACACCCGATGGGACAAAACTGGAATTACAGGATGCATTCATTCAAGGCCGTCAGATACGATACGTTCACATTCCCGAAGACATCGACATAATGCAGGCCATTCGGAAACAAATAAGCGAACTGACGACTAGAAAACCGAGCGAAGCGAGGCGACGAACTCGAGGTCGAGGCCGAAGTAGAGCAATACGGCGTCACTAG
- the LOC134178655 gene encoding N-acetylglucosamine-6-sulfatase-like: MQVFLCLFVYSIINLGYCATKPNIIFLLTDDQDVTAQSLDYMPFLNEILREGGTEFVNYFVPTGLCCPSRSTILSGEFCHNTKVWDNGDLNNSTFLSGGFEKWVNESLEEMTVATIMKGAGYETFLCGKYINGYGDKHADHVPPDWDVWIGMTDTSYFDPHFSMNGSLVKTGKKTYQTDYIRDRSLEFLKGRSDSKPFFMYVAPFAPHAPATPAPRHEKLFSNKQAPRFNSFNPPDEVQHQKPSWLGRLPKLTEKQVEGVDNFYRNRLRSLQAVDEMLKNITDMLDKQGILNNTYIFYMGDNGQHLGDYRLPGGKRQGYDTDIRVPFLVRGPGVPRGLKVHEVVQSVDLLPTWADIASAVIPANKSVHVDGKSISELFQRGTADENGVNVFRYVGLAEMFGGSSNMGSTYKGLPGFEKNRFWNNTYQGIRVINGSDWAAGANWYYAEWCTGEKEFYNLTDDPREIKNLALSLDADLSDKLSAMLHKVGTCSGEECQHLSLPDNYKSIADSYTLPCHNPPDMSTSVEEIDVGFPFSDSDVVPHGWSYGHTWVKDLD, encoded by the coding sequence ATGCAGGTGTttctctgcttgtttgtctattccATTATCAATTTGGGCTATTGTGCAACCAAGCCTAACATTATCTTTTTGCTTACGGATGATCAAGATGTGACAGCGCAGTCTCTAGACTACATGCCATTTCTTAATGAAATCCTGAGAGAGGGCGGCACCGAGTTTGTAAACTACTTTGTCCCGACAGGCCTCTGCTGCCCCAGTCGATCCACAATATTGTCAGGAGAATTCTGTCACAACACAAAGGTATGGGACAACGGTGATCTCAACAATAGCACGTTTCTCAGTGGAGGATTCGAAAAGTGGGTTAACGAGAGTTTGGAGGAGATGACGGTTGCAACAATTATGAAGGGTGCAGGCTATGAGACGTTCCTTTGTGGGAAGTATATCAATGGATATGGGGATAAACATGCTGATCACGTGCCTCCGGATTGGGATGTCTGGATTGGAATGACCGACACGAGCTACTTTGATCCACACTTTTCGATGAATGGTTCTCTTGTTAAAACAGGCAAAAAGACTTATCAGACTGATTACATCAGAGATAGATCATTGGAATTTCTCAAGGGAAGAAGTGACTCGAAGCCATTCTTTATGTATGTTGCACCATTTGCTCCTCATGCACCTGCCACTCCAGCTCCACGTCATGAAAAATTGTTTAGCAACAAGCAGGCACCTCGGTTTAATTCATTTAATCCTCCAGATGAAGTTCAGCATCAGAAGCCTTCATGGCTTGGACGACTGCCTAAGTTGACAGAAAAGCAAGTAGAAGGAGTTGACAACTTTTATCGCAACAGGCTACGTTCATTGCAAGCAGTCGATGAGATGTTGAAAAATATAACTGATATGTTGGACAAGCAAGGCATTCTTAACAACACTTACATTTTCTACATGGGAGACAATGGACAGCATCTTGGTGATTATCGGCTTCCCGGTGGTAAACGTCAGGGATATGACACAGACATCAGAGTACCATTTCTAGTGAGAGGCCCGGGTGTTCCACGTGGACTGAAGGTGCATGAAGTTGTGCAGAGTGTCGATCTGTTACCAACATGGGCAGATATTGCCAGTGCAGTCATTCCAGCAAATAAATCAGTTCACGTGGATGGAAAGAGTATCTCAGAGCTATTTCAACGTGGCACAGCAGATGAGAATGGTGTTAACGTATTTCGTTATGTCGGTTTGGCTGAGATGTTTGGCGGCTCATCAAACATGGGAAGTACCTACAAGGGATTACCAGGATTTGAGAAGAACAGATTTTGGAACAACACGTATCAAGGAATCAGGGTCATCAACGGTTCCGACTGGGCAGCTGGTGCAAACTGGTATTATGCTGAGTGGTGTACGGGAGAGAAGGAGTTCTATAATCTGACTGATGATCCACGTGAAATCAAAAACTTGGCTTTATCGCTGGATGCAGACCTGTCTGATAAGTTGTCTGCTATGCTACACAAAGTTGGGACATGTAGTGGAGAGGAGTGTCAACATCTGTCGCTGCCCGATAACTACAAAAGTATTGCTGATAGCTACACACTTCCCTGTCACAACCCACCAGATATGTCAACTAGTGTGGAAGAAATAGATGTCGGATTCCCTTTTTCTGACAGTGATGTTGTTCCTCATGGTTGGTCGTATGGTCACACTTGGGTTAAAGATTTGGATTGA
- the LOC134184298 gene encoding TGF-beta receptor type-1-like translates to MASLTDLMSITCSGSGSGLPLLEPRTIARQIKLEQRIGAGRFGEVWLGTWRGENIAVKILSSRDEQSWFREAEMYQTVMLRHANILGFIAVDNRDNGTWTQLWMVMDYHPNGSLYDFLCDRSISLREMYRFCVSIANGLSHLHMEIMGSKTQPGIAKKPAIAHRDIKSKNILVKNDGECCLADLGLAVRRDLLHESSEYMLNLVKQGTKRYMAPEVLDDSINYSLFESFKPGDVYSMGLVFWEITRCTEATDVMSDSYHLPYFDVVQSDPSIEEMKKVVCIEARRPSLPDKWYNNECFHIMVKVMQECWYVNSQARLTALRVKKKLQSMEEWLKL, encoded by the exons ATGGCATCACTAACCGACCTCATGAGCATCACATGCTCAGGCAGTGGATCAGGACTACCGCTTCTAGAACCAAGAACGATAGCACGACAAATTAAGCTCGAGCAGCGCATCGGAGCTGGACGGTTCGGTGAAGTGTGGCTAGGGACGTGGCGGGGAGAGAACATCGCTGTGAAAATCTTATCATCCCGCGATGAGCAGTCGTGGTTTCGAGAGGCAGAGATGTATCAAACCGTGATGCTGCGACATGCTAATATCCTCGGCTTCATTGCCGTCGACAATCGAGACAACGGAACTTGGACTCAACTGTGGATGGTAATGGATTATCATCCGAATGGCTCTCTCTATGATTTCCTCTGCGATCGATCGATTTCTCTCCGAGAAATGTATAGATTCTGTGTGTCCATAGCAAACGGTTTGTCTCACTTGCATATGGAGATCATGGGGTCAAAGACGCAACCGGGAATCGCAAAGAAGCCGGCAATTGCTCACAGAGACATCAAGAGTAAGAATATTTTGGTGAAGAATGATGGCGAGTGTTGTCTGGCTGATTTGGGGTTGGCTGTTCGGCGTGATCTCTTGCACGAGTCGAGTGAGTACATGTTGAATCTTGTGAAGCAGGGAACGAAGAGGTACATGGCACCGGAGGTTCTCGATGATTCTATCAATTACTCTCTGTTTGAGTCGTTCAAACCAGGTGATGTTTATTCGATGGGACTCGTGTTTTGGGAGATTACGAGGTGTACTGAGGCGACGGACGTGATGTCGGACTCGTACCATTTGCCGTACTTTGATGTCGTCCAGTCTGATCCTTCGATCGAGGAAATGAAGAAGGTTGTTTGTATTGAAGCCAGACGACCTTCGCTGCCAGACAAATGGTACAATAACGAG TGTTTTCACATTATGGTGAAAGTCATGCAAGAATGTTGGTACGTAAACAGTCAAGCCCGACTTACCGCTTTGCGAGTCAAAAAAAAACTGCAATCCATGGAAGAGTGGTTGAAGCTCTAA
- the LOC134190528 gene encoding uncharacterized protein LOC134190528, with translation MHMVTSCYFFTALTAFLLAVPSVHGSCRDFSPNALPYIMAQQGAKLAEQLRSNQSLTDFRYNITALAEHGSHLLTMVKGKPSTNKLVQELLANITSVVNINQDNAVKQLQDNLTLIATRLCHRDAYGKDGSSRDDAGQTCKSIRDYMLLHGHTANSSIRWINPSHTPGDEFQIYCDMDSFDGGWNLIYSSRDDNTGNNNMQKGNRSTAHITSLDPGNANKRLAYDVFQAIEASNVGYGEVMLTGYRDYTSKTSLIKMYFDKTATSGLSFTQFIDKGLSGTLRGCSSSSYYGIEISSGRPMSLTWEDQAFVAGAVSSCAWFGEVWNEKDTQGGHLLDPQYWGRAEQYYLQTPSSGSCMNRGLYHIFIR, from the exons ATGCACATGGTGACAAGTTGCTATTTCTTCACGGCTCTGACCGCTTTCCTGCTGGCTGTGCCATCTGTACATGGCTCATGCAGA GATTTCAGTCCTAATGCATTGCCTTACATCATGGCTCAACAAGGTGCAAAATTGGCTGAGCAATTAAGGAGCAATCAGTCCTTGACCGATTTCAGATACAACATAACAGCTTTAGCTGAACACGGCTCACACTTGCTAACTATGGTTAAGGGAAAACCATCTACTAACAAACTAGTTCAAGAACTTTTAGCAAATATCACTTCTGTAGTAAACAT TAATCAGGACAATGCAGTGAAACAACTACAAGACAATCTGACATTAATAGCAACAAG GCTTTGCCATAGAGATGCCTATGGAAAGGATGGGTCTAGCAGGGACGATGCaggacaaacatgcaaaagCATTCGAGACTATATGCTACTACATGGACATACAGCCAACTCTTCTATTCGCTGGATCAATCCTAGCCAT ACACCTGGTGATGAATTTCAGATATATTGTGACATGGATTCATTTGATGGTGGCTGGAATCTTATCTACTCGAGTCGTGATGACAATACTGGTAACAACAATATGCAGAAGGGTAATAGATCGACTGCACACATCACCAGTCTAGACCCAGGAAATGCAAATAAGCGTCTGGCGTATGACGTATTTCAGGCCATAGAAGCAAGCAATGTAGGATACGGGGAAGTGATGCTGACTGGATACAGAGACTACACAA GTAAGACGTCGTTGATCAAGATGTACTTCGATAAGACTGCGACATCAGGACTTAGTTTTACTCAGTTCATAGACAAAGGACTCAGTGGTACACTGCGTGGTTGTTCTTCG AGTTCATACTATGGCATAGAAATTTCCAGCGGCAGACCTATGTCCCTCACCTGG GAAGATCAAGCCTTTGTTGCTGGAGCGGTGTCCAGTTGCGCTTGGTTCGGAGAAGTCTGGAATG AGAAAGACACTCAAGGTGGCCACTTACTTGATCCACAATATTGGGGTCGTGCTGAACAATACTATCTTCAGACCCCGTCTAGTGGAAGTTGCATGAATCGCGGTCTCTATCACATTTTCATCCGTTAA